A single genomic interval of Legionella israelensis harbors:
- a CDS encoding DotI/IcmL family type IV secretion protein, giving the protein MRKTSQSMLFLFLLCISTLIRADADNIRLSVWANEAIIATYTFNYKNYLQRQKEIARYFTADAWKAYSEALLASKLLETVQKNNYYVSAVATLPPEVKKLNGENWQATMPVLVVYENPQYKQKQTLNVTVTFKNASSKEGIRGLVITSLQAKTAKDPCVCQSDEDQSEANKNNI; this is encoded by the coding sequence ATGAGAAAAACAAGTCAATCCATGCTTTTCCTATTCCTTTTATGTATATCTACGCTGATTCGGGCTGATGCAGATAATATACGCCTGTCTGTCTGGGCGAATGAAGCCATCATTGCCACTTATACCTTTAATTATAAAAATTATCTGCAGCGGCAAAAAGAGATTGCCAGATATTTTACAGCTGATGCTTGGAAAGCTTATTCCGAGGCTTTGCTGGCATCAAAACTACTGGAAACAGTACAAAAAAACAACTATTATGTGAGTGCGGTTGCCACCTTGCCGCCAGAGGTTAAAAAACTTAATGGTGAAAACTGGCAAGCCACAATGCCAGTCTTGGTTGTGTATGAAAATCCACAATATAAACAAAAACAAACATTAAATGTGACCGTCACGTTTAAGAATGCATCTTCTAAAGAGGGGATCAGAGGACTTGTAATCACCAGCTTGCAGGCAAAAACGGCTAAAGACCCCTGCGTGTGTCAGTCTGATGAGGATCAGTCTGAAGCGAACAAAAATAATATTTGA
- a CDS encoding AAA-associated domain-containing protein has product MSEIIINIENLRKSFKKAATQDLLVLEDVNFQLHEGEIVALLGKSGSGKSTLLRIIAGLVAPSKGKVTYRGKPVTGPVPGIAMVFQSFALMPWLTVLENVELGLEAQGIGREERRRRAIEAIDIIGLDGFESAFPKELSGGMRQRVGFARALVINPDILLMDEPFSALDVLTAENLKSDLLELWGEKKTNTKGILLVTHNIEEAAMLADRIIVFGSDPGYIRAELPVNLKQPRAPETAEFRSLVDTIYTLMTTGPKEKAKRAQRERQIGLGYRLPDVEPSELSGLIETMKSFEERIDLPELADELMMNIDDLFPILETLEIMGFAKVSHGDIQLSELGKQFSEADLQERKQLFARCLIEKVPLARYILKVLDDKISHRVSEERFLSKLEDYLSEKEADRVLRTMIDWGRYAEIFAYDFNTGILSLENPGTSEDESEN; this is encoded by the coding sequence ATGTCCGAAATTATTATTAATATTGAAAATCTGCGAAAATCGTTTAAAAAAGCAGCAACACAGGATCTGCTTGTCCTGGAAGATGTCAATTTTCAGCTTCATGAAGGCGAAATTGTCGCGCTTTTGGGAAAGTCCGGCTCGGGGAAATCCACTTTACTGCGCATCATCGCCGGCTTGGTTGCGCCCTCAAAAGGCAAAGTAACCTATCGCGGTAAACCTGTGACAGGACCTGTGCCAGGAATTGCTATGGTATTTCAATCCTTTGCCTTAATGCCCTGGCTAACCGTACTGGAAAATGTCGAACTGGGTTTAGAAGCACAAGGCATTGGCAGAGAAGAACGTCGCCGCAGAGCGATTGAAGCGATCGATATCATTGGTCTGGACGGTTTTGAATCCGCCTTTCCCAAAGAGCTTTCCGGTGGCATGAGGCAACGAGTGGGGTTTGCGCGGGCTTTGGTCATTAACCCTGATATTTTATTGATGGATGAGCCATTTTCGGCACTGGATGTGCTCACTGCTGAAAACCTTAAATCCGATTTACTTGAGTTATGGGGCGAGAAAAAAACCAACACCAAAGGAATTCTTCTGGTGACCCATAATATTGAAGAAGCAGCCATGCTGGCTGACCGCATCATCGTTTTTGGCAGCGATCCCGGTTATATTCGCGCTGAATTACCGGTTAATTTGAAACAGCCTCGGGCTCCTGAAACAGCAGAATTTCGCTCACTGGTAGATACCATTTACACCTTAATGACCACAGGACCGAAAGAAAAAGCAAAACGAGCTCAACGTGAACGACAGATTGGGCTGGGTTATCGTTTACCGGATGTAGAGCCTTCAGAGTTATCCGGCTTGATTGAGACCATGAAATCCTTTGAAGAACGCATTGATTTGCCGGAATTGGCCGATGAACTCATGATGAATATCGATGACTTGTTTCCTATTCTGGAAACGCTCGAAATCATGGGCTTTGCCAAGGTTTCACACGGCGATATTCAGTTAAGTGAACTGGGAAAGCAATTCTCCGAAGCCGATCTTCAGGAACGCAAACAGCTTTTCGCCCGCTGTTTGATTGAAAAAGTACCTTTAGCTCGCTACATTCTTAAAGTTCTGGACGATAAAATCAGTCATCGGGTATCTGAGGAGCGCTTTTTAAGTAAGCTTGAAGATTACTTAAGTGAAAAAGAAGCCGATCGTGTATTAAGGACGATGATTGATTGGGGACGATATGCCGAAATTTTTGCTTATGATTTTAATACAGGTATTTTAAGCCTGGAAAATCCCGGCACATCCGAGGATGAATCAGAAAATTAA
- a CDS encoding CoA-acylating methylmalonate-semialdehyde dehydrogenase, protein MGYHVPHFIDGKIATETETISRSVYNPAVGEPIGQVHFASEKLCHLAVNAAKKAGQQWANTTAIKRARILFKFRGLIEKNQLELAKIVTREHGKTLEDAKGSIARAIEVVEYHCGLLSQLQGHFSSEVSAHIDCYTLHQPIGVCAGVSPFNFPVMVPVWMMIPAIACGNTFILKPSEQDPSASVRLMELLSDAGVPDGVANCLQGDADTVETLLHHPDIAAFTAVASTPVAERIFTTATAHGKRSHTFGGAKNHCVVMPDAHLDQAAKAIVGAAYGSAGERCMALSVVVVVGDQTADALIEKMTPQIRSMKIGPGDEAGVDMGPLISRTHRERVIKDVDQGVEEGAKLLIDGRMFVHTEQPQGFYLGPCLFDEVTENMSIYQKEIFGPVLVVVRVKHFEEALALVNRNQYGNGTAIFTRDGYTAREYSQRVQVGMVGINIPIPVPIVNHPFGGWKRSSFGNTNMHGKESIHFYTLRKTVTSKWPATDIEESAFIMPTHQ, encoded by the coding sequence ATGGGATATCATGTTCCACATTTTATTGATGGGAAAATAGCGACTGAAACGGAAACCATCAGCCGTTCTGTTTATAATCCCGCTGTGGGTGAGCCGATTGGACAAGTTCATTTTGCCTCTGAGAAATTATGTCATCTGGCAGTGAATGCTGCGAAAAAAGCTGGACAACAGTGGGCCAACACCACAGCGATTAAAAGAGCTAGAATTTTATTTAAATTCAGGGGGTTGATAGAAAAGAATCAGCTTGAACTGGCTAAAATTGTGACCAGAGAGCATGGAAAAACACTTGAGGATGCCAAGGGCTCGATAGCTCGTGCCATTGAGGTCGTTGAATATCATTGTGGTCTTCTCAGCCAATTGCAAGGACATTTTTCCTCAGAAGTTTCTGCACACATTGATTGCTATACGCTGCATCAACCCATAGGTGTTTGTGCGGGAGTATCTCCTTTTAATTTTCCGGTGATGGTTCCTGTGTGGATGATGATACCGGCTATTGCCTGCGGGAATACCTTTATCCTGAAGCCTTCGGAGCAAGATCCCTCAGCGTCGGTAAGGCTCATGGAACTTTTATCCGATGCCGGTGTTCCGGATGGTGTGGCTAACTGCCTGCAAGGCGATGCCGACACGGTGGAAACTCTATTGCATCATCCTGACATTGCTGCCTTTACAGCCGTTGCATCTACGCCTGTTGCCGAGCGCATTTTTACCACGGCGACGGCTCATGGAAAACGTTCTCACACTTTTGGTGGCGCGAAAAACCATTGTGTCGTGATGCCGGATGCTCATCTTGATCAGGCTGCAAAAGCCATTGTAGGCGCTGCTTACGGCTCTGCAGGTGAGCGTTGTATGGCACTTTCAGTGGTTGTGGTGGTAGGTGATCAAACCGCCGATGCTTTAATTGAGAAAATGACACCACAAATTCGTAGCATGAAAATTGGCCCTGGTGATGAAGCGGGTGTCGACATGGGGCCTTTAATCAGCCGCACCCACCGTGAACGCGTCATTAAAGATGTGGATCAGGGGGTGGAAGAAGGTGCAAAGCTGTTGATTGACGGCAGAATGTTTGTACACACTGAGCAGCCACAGGGTTTTTATCTTGGTCCGTGTTTGTTCGATGAAGTCACTGAAAACATGTCCATTTATCAAAAGGAAATTTTTGGTCCGGTATTAGTTGTTGTCCGTGTCAAACATTTTGAAGAGGCTTTGGCTCTGGTCAATCGAAATCAATATGGGAATGGGACAGCCATTTTTACGCGCGATGGTTACACGGCAAGAGAGTACAGTCAACGTGTGCAAGTGGGCATGGTGGGCATTAATATTCCTATTCCTGTTCCTATTGTCAATCATCCTTTTGGGGGTTGGAAACGCTCTTCTTTTGGAAATACCAATATGCATGGTAAAGAAAGCATTCATTTTTACACCTTGCGTAAAACGGTAACGAGTAAATGGCCAGCCACTGATATTGAAGAAAGCGCTTTTATCATGCCGACGCATCAATAA
- the mmsB gene encoding 3-hydroxyisobutyrate dehydrogenase, with amino-acid sequence MTGIAFVGLGHMGLPMARNLLKAGHNVYGFDLQSPALAHFKAAGGEVCHNLAEVARDRDVLITMLQTGHQVKQVCLDEKGLFAHAKTAALYIDCSSIDVQTSREIHVKARERGLLAVDAPVSGGVAGAEAATLTFMVGGEDEAFKTAEEWLKVIGKTIIHTGGAGSGQAAKICNNMILGISMIAVSEAFTLAQQLGLSAKKLFEVVNHASGQCWVMSKYPPLPNLLDNVPANKDYQPGFSAQMMLKDLNLSQDSAQTVTVNTPLAAKAREIYQQFIDKGLGHLDFSAIITAIDQSMELSK; translated from the coding sequence ATGACAGGAATTGCCTTTGTCGGATTGGGTCATATGGGTTTACCCATGGCCAGAAATCTTCTTAAAGCAGGCCATAACGTTTACGGATTTGATTTACAATCGCCAGCACTGGCGCATTTTAAGGCGGCGGGGGGAGAGGTTTGTCACAACCTTGCTGAGGTAGCCCGTGACAGGGATGTGCTTATCACGATGTTACAAACTGGACATCAAGTTAAACAAGTCTGTTTGGACGAGAAAGGCTTATTTGCCCATGCTAAAACAGCAGCTTTATATATCGACTGTTCTTCCATTGATGTACAGACTTCGCGAGAAATTCATGTTAAGGCAAGGGAAAGAGGATTGCTCGCCGTTGATGCACCGGTATCTGGAGGTGTTGCCGGCGCAGAGGCAGCAACGCTGACCTTTATGGTCGGTGGAGAAGATGAGGCCTTTAAAACGGCAGAAGAATGGTTAAAAGTAATAGGAAAAACAATCATTCATACCGGAGGAGCTGGAAGTGGCCAGGCGGCAAAAATCTGCAATAACATGATATTGGGTATCTCGATGATCGCCGTATCGGAAGCCTTTACCTTAGCTCAACAACTGGGGCTTTCAGCGAAAAAACTATTTGAGGTGGTAAATCATGCCTCTGGCCAATGTTGGGTTATGTCAAAGTATCCACCGCTTCCCAATCTTTTGGACAATGTCCCCGCCAATAAAGATTATCAGCCTGGTTTTAGCGCGCAGATGATGCTGAAGGATTTAAACTTAAGCCAAGATTCAGCGCAAACAGTAACAGTAAATACACCTTTAGCTGCCAAAGCCAGGGAAATTTATCAACAATTTATTGATAAAGGGCTAGGACATCTCGATTTCTCTGCCATTATTACAGCCATTGATCAATCCATGGAGTTAAGCAAATGA
- a CDS encoding ABC transporter permease has protein sequence MREHRFYFAYRDGVKRYINRWDLLLLLLVISILFFLGWGSKQMASPYQLGEPLPIYLDPSWLPFYALRTVLRMFIALAISLLFTFIVGTLAAKSRRAEQIIIPGIDILQSVPVLSFLSITITGFIALFPGSLLGPECASIFAIFTAQVWNITLGFYQSLKTLPHDLMEAAAMFQLSPWQRFWKVEVPFSMSSLLWNMMMSMSASWFFVVLSEAIVVSHQSIRLPGVGSYIALAIAESNLAAVGYAILTMVIVIFLYDQILFRPLIAWSEKFKMEQSADEEEYQSWLIDLIRGSRLVKRIGNMFAILKDQFVNMPILIHSRPKAIKEINYKWRKPLDWLWNTVIFTFLAFGGWLLIRYILSEVSADEILHVLLLGSATGTRVIILIILSSLIWVPVGVWVGLRPKLAQKIQPVIQFVAAIPANLFYPLFVIAIVHFHLNVEIWVTPLMILGTQWYILFNVIAGASTIPRDLYLAADNFGVKGWQWWKRLALPGIFPFYITGAITAAGGAWNASIVAEWVSWGNVTLRATGLGEYIQANTLAGDFPKIALGTAMMCIYVLIFNRFIWRPLYRLAEERYNIN, from the coding sequence GTGCGCGAACATCGTTTTTACTTTGCCTATCGTGATGGTGTTAAGCGATATATCAATCGCTGGGATTTGCTGTTACTGCTTCTTGTTATCTCTATCCTCTTCTTTTTAGGTTGGGGCAGCAAGCAAATGGCAAGCCCTTATCAATTAGGTGAACCGCTTCCTATTTATCTGGATCCTTCCTGGCTGCCTTTTTATGCACTACGAACCGTATTAAGAATGTTCATTGCTTTAGCGATATCTCTTCTTTTCACCTTTATTGTTGGCACCCTTGCTGCAAAAAGCCGTCGTGCCGAACAAATTATCATTCCAGGCATTGATATTTTACAGTCCGTGCCGGTATTAAGTTTTTTATCCATTACCATCACAGGATTTATAGCTTTATTTCCTGGCAGTTTGTTAGGGCCTGAATGCGCTTCAATTTTTGCGATTTTTACCGCACAAGTATGGAACATCACGCTTGGGTTTTATCAATCGCTAAAGACCTTGCCGCATGACTTAATGGAAGCTGCGGCCATGTTTCAGTTATCACCCTGGCAGCGATTCTGGAAGGTTGAAGTGCCTTTTTCTATGTCCAGTTTATTATGGAACATGATGATGTCCATGTCGGCAAGCTGGTTTTTTGTGGTGTTATCGGAAGCCATCGTCGTCTCACATCAAAGCATTCGCTTGCCCGGTGTGGGTTCCTATATTGCTCTGGCAATCGCTGAGAGCAATCTTGCTGCTGTAGGTTATGCCATTCTTACCATGGTCATTGTCATTTTTCTTTATGATCAGATTCTATTTCGCCCATTAATTGCCTGGTCAGAAAAATTCAAGATGGAGCAATCTGCTGATGAAGAAGAATACCAATCCTGGTTAATTGATTTAATTCGTGGCAGTCGATTGGTAAAACGGATTGGTAATATGTTTGCCATTCTCAAGGATCAGTTTGTAAATATGCCCATTTTAATTCACTCACGGCCTAAAGCCATTAAGGAGATAAACTATAAATGGCGAAAACCGCTGGACTGGCTATGGAATACAGTTATTTTTACCTTTCTGGCTTTTGGCGGCTGGCTTTTAATTCGCTATATTCTTTCTGAAGTCAGTGCAGATGAAATTCTTCATGTCTTGTTATTGGGCAGTGCCACAGGAACAAGGGTCATCATCCTTATTATTTTAAGTTCCTTAATCTGGGTTCCCGTAGGCGTCTGGGTCGGCTTAAGGCCCAAACTTGCCCAGAAAATCCAGCCTGTTATTCAGTTTGTAGCCGCCATACCAGCTAATTTATTTTATCCTTTATTTGTTATTGCTATTGTTCATTTTCATTTAAACGTCGAAATCTGGGTCACTCCATTAATGATTTTAGGCACACAATGGTATATTTTATTTAATGTTATCGCCGGAGCCTCAACCATCCCCAGAGATCTGTACCTTGCTGCTGATAATTTTGGTGTAAAAGGCTGGCAATGGTGGAAACGTCTTGCTTTGCCCGGCATTTTCCCCTTTTACATCACAGGAGCCATCACCGCAGCGGGAGGCGCATGGAATGCAAGCATTGTAGCTGAGTGGGTCAGCTGGGGAAATGTGACACTCAGAGCTACCGGCTTAGGCGAATATATTCAGGCAAATACACTTGCCGGCGATTTTCCCAAAATTGCATTGGGGACGGCGATGATGTGTATTTATGTACTTATATTTAATCGCTTTATCTGGCGACCTTTATATCGATTGGCAGAAGAACGTTATAATATCAATTGA
- a CDS encoding DUF3592 domain-containing protein, translating into MLKWLTSWQGLLDLSWLLFLLLILRYFWKDRQALLQTRNWLKTKGKVTRCEWTRQEHRVWPEIEYLYEVNEQEFIGQYLFLDTSHNDPNSAYARGIAYKAAMSYEKNQEIDVYYDPFHPQRSALDIRIPRKLNVVIALIIGFIVLHLCVIAYQILFLFASD; encoded by the coding sequence ATGCTGAAATGGTTAACCTCCTGGCAGGGTCTGCTCGATTTAAGCTGGTTGTTGTTTTTACTTCTTATCCTCAGGTATTTCTGGAAAGACCGGCAGGCTTTATTACAAACGAGAAACTGGCTTAAAACAAAAGGCAAAGTGACCCGTTGTGAATGGACACGACAGGAACATCGTGTCTGGCCTGAAATAGAATATCTTTATGAAGTCAATGAGCAGGAATTTATTGGGCAATATCTTTTTCTGGATACATCTCACAATGACCCTAACAGTGCTTATGCCAGGGGAATCGCCTATAAGGCAGCCATGTCCTATGAAAAAAATCAGGAAATTGATGTCTATTATGACCCTTTTCATCCACAGCGCTCTGCCCTGGATATTCGTATCCCCAGAAAATTAAATGTGGTGATTGCTCTTATTATAGGCTTTATCGTTTTGCATCTCTGTGTCATCGCCTATCAAATATTATTTTTGTTCGCTTCAGACTGA
- a CDS encoding dodecin family protein — translation MKNTGDYTGYSETGIEEAIQNALEKAGEPARFEVIETLGAQDQMDRRHYQVTLKTFTE, via the coding sequence ATGAAAAATACAGGTGATTATACAGGATACTCCGAAACGGGTATTGAGGAAGCTATCCAAAATGCCTTGGAAAAAGCCGGCGAACCTGCACGTTTCGAGGTTATAGAAACTTTAGGCGCACAGGATCAAATGGATCGACGCCATTATCAGGTGACTCTAAAAACCTTTACGGAATAA
- a CDS encoding thiol:disulfide interchange protein DsbA/DsbL gives MLKKLLVFFLIFPSLTFAETFIAGKDYQVISSHGGKRAQPEVVEFFSYGCPWCYRIEKPLNEWLKSEGKKVAFKRVPVVFNKEWENYAKAYYTAQALSMTDKLTPLLFKAIQEERHLSTRQKMIDFFVKHGVNPQVAQSAFEHSPSIDLHVKNATQLMAQYQINAVPAFVIDKRYKTDLQMAKSPERLFLILNYLLHKSD, from the coding sequence ATGCTAAAAAAATTGTTAGTGTTTTTTCTAATATTTCCATCGTTAACATTTGCAGAAACATTTATTGCTGGGAAGGATTATCAGGTCATTTCAAGCCACGGTGGAAAGAGAGCACAGCCTGAGGTCGTGGAATTTTTCAGTTATGGCTGTCCATGGTGCTATCGCATTGAGAAACCGCTCAATGAATGGTTAAAAAGTGAGGGAAAAAAGGTTGCCTTCAAGCGAGTACCTGTTGTCTTCAATAAAGAGTGGGAAAATTATGCCAAAGCCTATTATACCGCACAGGCTTTATCTATGACGGATAAATTAACCCCTTTATTGTTTAAAGCTATACAGGAGGAAAGACATTTAAGCACACGTCAAAAAATGATTGATTTTTTTGTCAAACATGGAGTTAATCCACAGGTTGCTCAAAGTGCATTTGAGCACTCCCCATCCATTGACTTGCATGTAAAAAACGCTACGCAGCTTATGGCTCAATACCAGATCAATGCCGTGCCGGCCTTTGTCATTGATAAGCGTTATAAAACGGATTTGCAAATGGCTAAAAGTCCTGAACGATTATTTTTGATATTAAATTATTTATTGCATAAGTCCGATTAG
- a CDS encoding c-type cytochrome: MKKLALAFALSIPFAVYATGNIEAGQQKATICVACHGPKGISVNPAWPNLAGQHADYMVKQLKAYKEGKKRSDPNMDSIAANLSEQDMEDLAAFYSVQPLAKAATPEKFVSRGEQLYRGGDFKNHITACIACHGPRGLGNGQANFPLLSGQHALYTQTQLEAFKDKKRTNDLNDIMQDISARMSQEDMQAVAYYIQGLH, from the coding sequence ATGAAAAAACTGGCATTGGCATTCGCGTTAAGTATTCCTTTTGCGGTTTATGCCACGGGAAATATTGAAGCAGGGCAGCAAAAGGCAACCATTTGTGTTGCCTGCCACGGACCGAAAGGAATAAGCGTTAATCCGGCCTGGCCTAATCTTGCCGGTCAGCATGCAGATTATATGGTCAAACAGTTAAAAGCCTACAAAGAAGGAAAAAAACGAAGTGATCCTAATATGGATTCAATTGCAGCTAACTTGAGTGAACAGGATATGGAAGATCTCGCTGCATTTTATTCTGTACAACCTCTGGCAAAAGCTGCTACACCTGAAAAATTTGTCTCCAGAGGCGAGCAGCTTTATCGAGGTGGTGATTTTAAAAATCACATTACCGCTTGTATAGCCTGCCATGGACCACGGGGTTTGGGTAATGGACAAGCAAATTTTCCACTCTTATCGGGCCAGCATGCGCTTTATACGCAGACGCAGTTAGAAGCTTTTAAAGATAAAAAACGCACCAATGATCTGAACGATATCATGCAGGACATCAGCGCTCGCATGAGCCAGGAAGATATGCAAGCTGTGGCTTATTATATTCAAGGTTTACATTAA
- the yihA gene encoding ribosome biogenesis GTP-binding protein YihA/YsxC, whose product MLNNPYSKTFFLKSAAKVNQLPKDEGYEVAFAGRSNAGKSSALNALTGSRQLARTSKTPGRTQLMNVFSVDEHRRLVDLPGYGYAKVALSIKQNWQRHLAHYLECRQSLKGLVLVMDIRHPLKELDQMMISWALKRELALHVLLTKADKLSRSEGKNICIKAQKQYQSFQHLVSVQTFSALKKEGLEPLIEQLNQWYEIE is encoded by the coding sequence ATGTTAAATAACCCTTATTCTAAAACATTTTTTTTAAAAAGCGCAGCCAAGGTCAATCAATTACCGAAAGATGAAGGTTATGAAGTTGCTTTTGCCGGACGCTCCAATGCTGGTAAATCCAGCGCATTGAATGCATTAACAGGCAGCAGACAACTTGCAAGAACCAGTAAAACACCGGGGCGCACACAGCTTATGAATGTATTTTCGGTTGATGAGCATCGCCGTCTGGTGGACTTGCCAGGTTATGGTTACGCCAAAGTGGCTTTATCCATTAAACAGAACTGGCAGCGCCATCTGGCTCATTATCTTGAATGCCGGCAAAGCCTTAAGGGACTGGTATTGGTGATGGATATCCGCCATCCTTTAAAAGAATTGGATCAAATGATGATAAGCTGGGCTTTAAAGCGGGAGTTAGCCCTTCATGTTTTATTAACTAAAGCAGATAAATTAAGCCGGAGTGAGGGAAAAAATATTTGCATCAAGGCCCAGAAGCAGTATCAATCCTTTCAACACTTAGTCTCAGTACAAACATTTTCTGCCTTAAAAAAAGAAGGTCTTGAGCCCTTAATTGAACAATTAAATCAATGGTACGAGATAGAATAA
- the acs gene encoding acetate--CoA ligase, translating to MNITKQEVAMNEIPADSIKLWNRIAKESVSWIRPWDTILKGDFEQDRIQWFCGGQLNVSANCIDRHLPSKANQAAILWEGDEEHQQRTLTFAELHQEVSRMGNVLKKLGIGKGDKVGIYLPMLPEAAIAMLACARIGAVHSVVFAGFSAPALQQRLHDAECKILITADGYQRGGQSIALKQKADEATKNMDIQQLVVRNNNNAVQFDMKKHHWWHELKQEVSPDCPPEIMDAEDPFFILYTSGSTGKPKGLVHTTGGYLVQTAFSHQQVFDCGSHEIFWCTADVGWITGHSYVVYGPLCNGITSLMYAGVPNWPNPSRIWNIVDKHQVNVLYTAPTAIRALQRAGDEWLKTSSRQSLRLLGSVGEPINPEVWHWYHEQVGLKRCKIVDTWWQTETGAIMISPTANSEQLKAGSASQPLPGIEPVLLNEQGEEILGEGEGRLAIKSPWPSIARTIAGDHKRYLSTYFSKGYYITGDGAYRDADGDYWITGRIDDVLNVSGHRLGTAEIESALVSHPHVAEAAVVGIPHDIKGQAVHAFVELKRGCQPEEKLKEELTELVKKEIGAIAKPEVIQFAADLPKTRSGKIMRRILRKIASKEVSELNDLGDLSTLANPDVVEELMSENKA from the coding sequence ATGAATATCACGAAACAGGAAGTTGCCATGAATGAAATACCAGCGGATTCTATAAAGCTATGGAATAGAATAGCCAAAGAGTCAGTTTCCTGGATAAGACCTTGGGACACTATTCTTAAAGGTGATTTTGAACAAGACCGTATACAGTGGTTTTGCGGGGGACAATTAAATGTCAGCGCAAACTGCATTGACCGCCATTTGCCGTCTAAGGCCAATCAGGCGGCCATTCTTTGGGAAGGTGATGAAGAGCATCAGCAGCGGACGCTGACTTTTGCTGAGCTGCACCAGGAAGTCTCTCGTATGGGGAATGTGCTTAAAAAACTAGGCATTGGAAAAGGCGATAAAGTGGGTATTTATTTACCGATGCTTCCTGAAGCAGCTATTGCCATGCTGGCTTGTGCGCGAATCGGAGCCGTTCATAGTGTGGTCTTTGCCGGCTTTTCAGCCCCCGCTTTACAGCAAAGACTTCATGATGCGGAATGTAAAATATTGATTACAGCTGACGGCTATCAGCGCGGCGGACAATCCATTGCCTTAAAGCAGAAAGCCGATGAAGCCACAAAAAACATGGATATCCAACAGCTTGTTGTCAGAAACAACAATAATGCCGTTCAGTTTGATATGAAGAAACATCACTGGTGGCATGAGCTAAAACAGGAAGTCAGCCCTGACTGTCCACCTGAAATCATGGATGCAGAGGATCCTTTCTTTATTCTTTACACTTCCGGCAGTACAGGAAAACCAAAAGGGCTGGTGCATACGACGGGGGGGTATCTGGTGCAAACAGCTTTCAGCCATCAACAGGTGTTTGATTGCGGCTCACATGAAATTTTTTGGTGTACCGCCGATGTCGGCTGGATTACAGGGCACAGTTATGTGGTGTACGGACCTTTATGTAATGGCATCACCAGTTTAATGTACGCCGGTGTGCCCAATTGGCCTAATCCTTCCCGCATCTGGAATATTGTGGATAAACATCAGGTCAATGTTTTATATACAGCCCCTACGGCCATCCGTGCTTTACAAAGAGCAGGTGATGAGTGGCTTAAGACAAGTTCTCGCCAATCTTTGCGCTTGCTGGGGAGCGTCGGTGAACCAATTAATCCAGAAGTCTGGCACTGGTATCATGAGCAGGTGGGTTTGAAACGGTGCAAAATAGTCGATACCTGGTGGCAGACTGAAACAGGTGCGATAATGATTAGTCCAACGGCTAACAGTGAGCAACTTAAGGCAGGATCGGCAAGTCAGCCGCTACCTGGCATCGAGCCTGTTTTACTAAATGAGCAAGGTGAGGAAATTTTGGGTGAAGGCGAAGGAAGACTTGCTATCAAATCCCCCTGGCCATCGATTGCCCGAACGATTGCAGGGGATCACAAGCGCTATCTCAGTACTTATTTTTCTAAGGGTTATTATATTACTGGTGATGGCGCATATCGTGATGCTGATGGCGACTATTGGATCACAGGACGCATAGACGATGTATTAAATGTTTCAGGCCATCGCTTGGGAACGGCCGAAATTGAAAGTGCACTGGTCAGTCATCCGCATGTGGCTGAAGCTGCAGTGGTAGGTATTCCCCATGATATTAAAGGACAGGCGGTTCATGCTTTTGTTGAGCTTAAAAGAGGTTGTCAACCTGAGGAAAAATTAAAAGAGGAATTAACGGAATTGGTGAAAAAGGAAATTGGCGCGATTGCTAAGCCTGAGGTGATTCAGTTCGCAGCTGATTTGCCAAAAACACGTTCAGGAAAAATCATGCGACGGATACTCAGAAAAATAGCCAGCAAGGAAGTCAGCGAGCTTAATGATCTTGGCGATTTGTCTACACTGGCAAATCCCGATGTGGTGGAAGAATTAATGTCTGAAAACAAAGCTTAA